The following are encoded together in the Glycine max cultivar Williams 82 chromosome 8, Glycine_max_v4.0, whole genome shotgun sequence genome:
- the LOC100809222 gene encoding probable LRR receptor-like serine/threonine-protein kinase At1g67720-like produces the protein MQHGISVEVENPNGRSMLQYQKRRDFPIDSNKKYCYTLSTEERRRYLVRATFQYGSLDSGDTYPQFQLYLDATKWATVSIYDASRVYVKEMIIRAPSNSIDVCMCCATTGSPFISTLELRPLNLSMYATDFEDNFFLEVAARINFGAPTEDAVRYPDDPYDRIWDSDLIKRQNYLVGVAPGTERISTTKNIDIETREYPPVKVMQSAVVGTKGVLSYRLNLEDFPANARAYAYFAEIEDLGQNESRKFKLKQPYIADYSNAVVNIAENANGSYTLYEPSYMNVTLEFVLSFSFVMAPDSTRGPLLNALEISKYVQIASKTDKQDSTVVTAFQLLSAESSQTNEGDPCVPTPWEWVNCSTTTPPRITKIILSRRNVKGEISPELSNMEALTELWLDGNLLTGQLPDMSKLINLKIVHLENNKLTGRLPSYMGSLPSLQALFIQNNSFSGEIPAGLISKKIVFNYDGNPELYRGNKKHFKMVVGISIGVLVILLILFLVSLVLLLKTRRKASQKKREEKGISGRTNSKPGYSFLRGGNLMDENTTCHITLSELKEATDNFSKKIGKGSFGSVYYGKMRDGKEIAVKSMNESSCHGNQQFVNEVALLSRIHHRNLVPLIGYCEEECQHILVYEYMHNGTLRDHIHESSKKKNLDWLTRLRIAEDAAKGLEYLHTGCNPSIIHRDIKTGNILLDINMRAKVSDFGLSRLAEEDLTHISSIARGTVGYLDPEYYASQQLTEKSDVYSFGVVLLELISGKKPVSSEDYGDEMNIVHWARSLTRKGDAMSIIDPSLAGNAKTESIWRVVEIAMQCVAQHGASRPRMQEIILAIQDATKIEKGTENKLKSSSFSGSSSSKPQHSSRKTLLTSFLEIESPDVSNGCLPSAR, from the exons ATGCAACATGGCATTTCAGTGGAAGTGGAAAATCCAAATGGAAGAAGCATGTTGCAGTATCAAAAGCGAAGAGACTTTCCCATAGACAGCAACAAGAAGTACTGTTACACACTAAGCacagaagagagaagaagatatTTGGTGAGAGCAACGTTTCAATATGGAAGCTTGGACAGTGGAGACACATACCCTCAGTTTCAGCTCTACTTGGATGCAACAAAATGGGCTACTGTGTCAATTTATGATGCCTCAAGAGTATATGTTAAGGAAATGATCATCAGGGCACCCTCAAATTCTATTGATGTCTGCATGTGTTGTGCTACGACTGGTTCTCCTTTTATATCTACCCTTGAGTTGCGACCCTTGAATCTTTCAATGTATGCCACAGATTTTGAGGACAATTTCTTCTTGGAAGTTGCTGCAAGAATAAACTTTGGTGCTCCAACTGAAGATGCTGTCAG GTACCCGGATGACCCGTATGATAGAATTTGGGATTCTGATCTTATTAAAAGGCAAAATTATCTTGTTGGGGTGGCGCCAGGCACAGAAAGAATTAGCACTACGAAGAACATAGATATAGAGACTAGAGAATACCCACCTGTTAAAGTTATGCAAAGTGCAGTTGTTGGCACAAAAGGAGTACTCAGCTACAGATTGAACCTGGAAGACTTCCCCGCCAATGCTCGAGCTTATGCATATTTTGCAGAAATTGAAGATTTGGGTCAGAATGAGAGTCGAAAATTCAAACTAAAGCAACCTTATATAGCTGACTATAGCAATGCAGTAGTTAACATTGCTGAGAATGCCAATGGGAGCTACACTTTATATGAACCAAGTTACATGAATGTGACTCTCGAATTTGTTTTATCATTCTCCTTTGTTATGGCCCCAGATTCTACTCGAGGACCTCTTCTAAATGCATTGGAAATAAGTAAATATGTACAGATTGCTTCAAAGACAGACAAGCAAGACT CAACCGTTGTAACTGCATTTCAATTATTGTCTGCTGAAAGTTCCCAAACAAACGAAGGCGATCCTTGTGTCCCAACTCCCTGGGAATGGGTGAATTGTAGTACCACCACGCCTCCAAGAATTACTAAAAT AATTCTTTCGAGGAGGAATGTGAAGGGTGAAATCTCACCTGAGCTTAGCAATATGGAAGCTTTGACAGAGTT GTGGTTAGATGGCAACTTGCTTACTGGACAGTTACCTGACATGAGCAAACTTATAAATCTAAAGATTGT GCATTTAGAGAACAACAAGTTGACAGGTCGACTACCATCTTACATGGGTAGTTTGCCAAGCTTACAAGCATT GTTCATACAGAACAACTCATTTAGCGGGGAAATACCAGCCGGattaatatctaaaaaaatCGTTTTCAA CTATGATGGTAATCCTGAACTATACAGAGGAAACAAGAAGCATTTTAAGATGGTTGTGGGAATTTCAATTGGAGTACTAGTGATTCTATTAATATTATTCTTAGTAAGTTTGGTGCTATTGCTTAAAACACGTAGAAAGGCATCTCAAAAGAAACGTGAGGAAAAAG GCATTTCTGGACGCACTAATAGTAAACCTGGATACTCATTTCTTCGGGGTGGAAATTTAATGGATGAAAATACTACTTGCCATATTACACTCTCAGAGTTGAAAGAAGCTACTgacaatttttcaaagaaaattggCAAAGGAAGCTTTGGATCTGTCTACTATGGGAAAATGAGAGATGGAAAAGAAATAGCAGTTAAAAGTATGAATGAATCATCTTGTCACGGGAACCAGCAATTTGTTAATGAG GTGGCCCTCCTATCCAGAATTCATCACAGAAATTTGGTTCCTTTGATTGGATATTGTGAAGAAGAATGTCAGCATATTCTGGTTTACGAGTATATGCACAATGGCACTTTACGCGATCACATTCATG AGAGTTCCAAGAAGAAGAACTTGGACTGGTTAACTCGTCTTCGTATTGCAGAAGATGCCGCTAAAG GTCTTGAATATTTACACACAGGATGCAATCCAAGTATCATTCACCGTGACATAAAGACAGGAAATATTCTCCTAGACATCAATATGAGAGCAAAAGTATCAGATTTTGGACTCTCTAGATTAGCCGAAGAAGATTTAACCCATATATCAAGCATTGCACGAGGAACTGTTGGCTACTTGGATCCTGA GTACTATGCAAGTCAGCAATTGACAGAAAAGAGTGACGTGTATAGTTTTGGAGTTGTTCTGCTAGAACTGATATCTGGAAAAAAACCTGTGTCATCTGAAGATTATGGTGACGAAATGAACATTGTTCACTGG GCAAGATCCTTAACTCGTAAAGGAGATGCAATGAGCATCATTGACCCTTCTCTTGCTGGAAATGCCAAAACCGAGTCCATTTGGAGGGTGGTAGAAATTGCCATGCAGTGTGTAGCACAACATGGTGCCTCCAGGCCAAGGATGCAAGAAATCATTTTGGCTATACAAGATGCAACCAAGATTGAAAAAGGAACAGAAAATAAGCTaaaatcatcatcattttcAGGTAGTAGTAGTTCAAAGCCACAACATTCTTCCCGGAAAACTCTACTCACAAGCTTTCTTGAAATTGAGAGCCCTGACGTGTCAAATGGTTGCCTTCCATCGGCAAGATAA